In one Sphingobacterium daejeonense genomic region, the following are encoded:
- the dnaB gene encoding replicative DNA helicase: protein MSLENEFTNNASGQPSRANFNKKRTSLNKLVSGLGKLPPQALDLEEAVLGALMLEKNALSEVIDILKPDSFYKEAHQKIFQAIYNLFQKTSPIDILTVVAELRQMGSLEMVGGAYYITQLTDRVVSAANIEYHARIISQKYIQRELIKVSTEIINSSYDETSDIFDLLDHAEKSLFDIAQNNLRRDSRKMDDIMREAISSLELLRDKTDGLTGIPSGLTALDRMTSGWQPSDLVIIAARPAMGKTAFVLSVARNAAVDHDKPVAVFSLEMSSVQLVNRLIAGETEIEQEKLKKGNLADHEWQQLHSRIGRLTEAPLIIDDTPALNVFEFRAKCRRLKAQYDIQMVIVDYLQLMHGKGDGKGGGGNREQEIGSISRALKSVAKELNIPVLALSQLSRAVESRPGNSKRPMLSDLRESGSIEQDADMVLFLYRPEYYGLLEDEEGRSTVGVGEVIIAKHRNGETGIVPLRFVGKYVKFVDLEDDFSGMSNDGGSFNDFGGGMGSAIQPSGNFGNFGGGITMPSRMNDMPDDAPF, encoded by the coding sequence ATGTCTTTAGAAAACGAATTTACAAACAATGCGTCAGGGCAACCTAGTCGTGCAAACTTCAACAAAAAAAGAACGAGCTTAAACAAATTGGTCTCCGGACTGGGTAAGCTCCCTCCACAGGCTTTGGACTTGGAAGAAGCCGTGTTGGGTGCTCTTATGTTGGAAAAAAATGCGCTTAGTGAAGTCATCGACATCCTTAAGCCAGATTCATTCTATAAAGAAGCACACCAAAAAATATTCCAAGCAATCTATAACCTTTTCCAAAAAACATCTCCAATAGATATCTTGACTGTTGTCGCTGAATTGCGTCAAATGGGATCCTTGGAAATGGTGGGAGGAGCTTATTATATTACACAACTGACAGATCGTGTAGTATCTGCAGCAAATATCGAATACCACGCACGCATTATTTCCCAAAAATATATCCAAAGGGAACTGATAAAAGTATCAACCGAGATTATCAACTCATCCTATGATGAAACATCTGATATCTTCGACCTTTTGGATCATGCCGAAAAATCATTGTTTGATATTGCCCAAAATAACTTGAGAAGAGACTCAAGAAAAATGGACGATATCATGCGAGAAGCAATTTCTTCATTGGAACTGCTACGCGACAAAACCGACGGATTAACAGGTATACCTTCGGGTTTGACTGCCTTAGATCGTATGACATCTGGTTGGCAACCTTCCGATTTGGTCATCATTGCGGCTCGTCCTGCAATGGGTAAAACAGCATTCGTACTTTCAGTAGCACGGAATGCTGCGGTAGATCACGACAAACCAGTGGCGGTATTCTCTCTGGAGATGTCATCTGTACAGTTGGTTAATCGTCTGATCGCTGGTGAAACTGAAATCGAACAAGAGAAACTCAAAAAAGGAAACCTTGCTGACCATGAGTGGCAACAATTGCACTCTAGAATCGGTCGATTGACTGAAGCTCCTTTGATCATTGATGATACCCCGGCATTGAACGTCTTCGAATTCCGTGCGAAATGTAGACGTCTAAAAGCGCAATACGATATCCAAATGGTCATTGTCGATTACTTGCAGTTGATGCACGGTAAAGGTGACGGAAAAGGCGGGGGTGGTAACCGTGAGCAAGAGATCGGTAGTATCTCACGTGCGCTGAAGTCAGTAGCAAAAGAATTGAATATACCTGTGCTTGCCCTTTCACAGTTGAGCCGTGCCGTTGAATCTAGACCTGGAAACAGTAAAAGACCAATGTTGTCCGACCTTCGTGAATCTGGATCTATTGAGCAGGATGCCGATATGGTACTTTTCTTATATCGTCCAGAATACTATGGACTTCTAGAAGATGAAGAAGGTAGATCAACAGTAGGTGTGGGAGAAGTAATTATCGCAAAACACCGTAACGGTGAGACCGGTATCGTACCGTTAAGGTTCGTAGGTAAGTATGTGAAGTTCGTAGACCTGGAAGATGACTTCTCAGGAATGAGCAATGATGGCGGAAGCTTTAATGACTTTGGCGGTGGAATGGGAAGTGCCATTCAGCCTTCAGGAAACTTCGGAAATTTCGGCGGTGGAATTACAATGCCTTCCAGAATGAATGATATGCCGGATGATGCACCGTTTTAA
- a CDS encoding SDR family NAD(P)-dependent oxidoreductase, whose translation MRTVLITGASSGIGESCALELAKENKYRFLLCARRVEKLEELTQKIKTINPNSETHTFKLDVRNSEEVETTLSNLPEEWKNIDILINNAGLSQGLDAIQDGQIGDWDRMIDTNVKGLLYVTKYVIPMMAGSEQAHIINLGSIAGKEVYPNGNVYCATKHAVDALTKAMRIDLLSKGIKVTSIDPGMVETEFSEVRFHGDKDRAKSVYHGLTPLTGQDIAEIVSFVLSRPKHVNINDLLVMPTAQANGTLVIRK comes from the coding sequence ATGAGGACAGTTTTAATCACAGGTGCTAGCTCGGGTATTGGAGAATCTTGTGCCCTAGAATTGGCTAAAGAAAATAAATATAGGTTTTTGCTTTGTGCCAGAAGGGTAGAGAAACTGGAAGAGTTGACGCAAAAGATAAAGACAATCAATCCGAATTCTGAGACCCATACTTTTAAATTGGATGTTCGGAATTCTGAAGAAGTGGAAACTACCTTGTCAAACTTGCCTGAAGAATGGAAGAACATTGATATTCTGATCAATAATGCAGGTCTGAGTCAGGGTTTGGATGCGATTCAAGACGGTCAGATCGGAGATTGGGACCGGATGATTGACACGAATGTAAAAGGGTTGCTTTATGTGACCAAATATGTAATTCCAATGATGGCTGGCAGTGAACAAGCTCACATCATCAACCTAGGTTCAATAGCAGGGAAAGAGGTTTATCCTAATGGAAATGTATATTGTGCTACTAAACATGCTGTAGATGCATTGACCAAGGCAATGCGAATTGATTTGCTGTCAAAAGGCATCAAAGTGACCAGCATTGACCCGGGTATGGTTGAAACAGAATTTTCAGAGGTACGATTTCATGGGGATAAGGATAGAGCAAAAAGTGTTTATCACGGATTGACTCCGCTTACTGGACAAGATATAGCAGAGATTGTATCATTTGTACTTTCGAGACCAAAACATGTTAATATAAATGACTTGTTGGTTATGCCAACAGCACAAGCAAACGGAACATTAGTAATTAGAAAATAA
- a CDS encoding GatB/YqeY domain-containing protein: MSLEAKINQDIKAAMIAKDNVRLRGLRAIKAAILLANTEKGHAEQLTEDGEIKVLQKLAKQRKESAEIYQQQDRKDLYTIEIEELEVIEEFLPKQLDRDAIENVVKGIIAETGASSIKDMGKVMGAANQKLAGQADGRTISEVVKSLLS, encoded by the coding sequence ATGTCATTAGAAGCAAAAATCAATCAAGATATTAAAGCGGCGATGATCGCTAAAGACAATGTAAGATTACGTGGATTGCGTGCTATCAAAGCTGCAATACTATTAGCTAATACTGAGAAAGGCCATGCAGAACAACTAACTGAGGACGGCGAAATCAAGGTATTGCAAAAACTTGCGAAACAACGCAAAGAATCTGCTGAAATCTATCAGCAACAAGACAGAAAAGACCTTTACACGATCGAGATTGAAGAATTGGAAGTAATTGAGGAATTCCTACCCAAACAATTAGATCGTGATGCCATTGAAAATGTAGTAAAAGGAATTATTGCAGAAACTGGAGCTTCTTCCATTAAAGACATGGGAAAAGTAATGGGTGCAGCAAATCAAAAATTGGCTGGTCAAGCAGATGGGAGAACGATTTCGGAGGTTGTAAAATCATTATTGAGTTAA
- a CDS encoding GNAT family N-acetyltransferase: MEWRIKSFSDLSSLELYKILQLRINVFMLEQDCLYPECDDKDLKGEHLYLVEEDQCLAYARLLPPDVSYPNCSSIGRVVVHADHRQHKYGQELMERAIAYLKNEFPEVPIRISAQEYLKRFYTNFGFKIESDVYLEDDIPHLEMALY, encoded by the coding sequence ATGGAATGGAGGATTAAATCCTTTTCAGACCTTAGTTCCTTGGAGCTCTATAAAATTTTGCAATTAAGGATCAATGTTTTTATGCTGGAGCAAGATTGTCTATATCCGGAATGTGATGATAAAGACTTGAAAGGCGAGCACCTTTATTTGGTTGAAGAAGACCAATGTTTAGCTTACGCTAGGCTTTTGCCTCCTGATGTCTCCTACCCTAATTGCAGTTCGATTGGAAGAGTGGTTGTCCATGCTGATCATAGACAGCATAAGTATGGTCAAGAACTTATGGAGCGTGCGATTGCCTATTTGAAGAATGAGTTTCCAGAAGTTCCTATTAGAATTAGCGCCCAGGAATATCTCAAACGATTCTATACCAATTTTGGCTTTAAAATAGAAAGCGATGTTTACTTGGAGGATGATATTCCTCACTTAGAAATGGCTTTATATTAA
- a CDS encoding DUF5689 domain-containing protein, producing the protein MISDHQADNLPKDLLIVQDKRRLNFSRGIAINIGSDAKSYVPGDSLIIDIEGSTLDRVDGILQIKNITNNKISKVASDRPVAVTLTNTARIAANPDHFESTLVALVKAGVGYTPKEGQVISGDFEINDGFGTINVQTDPNSPIAKLPQLRMANYFGIIFIKKDGDKLVPYHRLRSSKDLIELKSVYKTPKVIITGWMNDPAGSDSNHEYMQFMATEDIDFSKTPMSVVTNNNATRARPTGVPQKGWATGGMRTYKFDLTKGKVQKGKLFYVGGSNKLINGNGSTSIKEANWIQSYDYSKNNGFDFGNRTSNLLANSGFAYGIAIFEGTKIDDKSIPEDVVFVATGGSLYADNKGYRIANTDVYDIINPLTLEEQPFYRSGTNTNAHTYNTPANLGHFNYMGGEYNLTLGRWTKVRVKHNPILTKQSLLSEIEDPEFLTKLVE; encoded by the coding sequence GTGATTTCAGATCATCAAGCAGATAATCTGCCTAAAGATTTGTTGATCGTACAAGATAAAAGGAGGCTAAATTTTAGTCGAGGTATAGCTATAAATATTGGTTCAGATGCCAAGAGCTATGTACCTGGAGATTCATTGATAATTGATATTGAAGGCTCAACCCTAGATCGAGTAGATGGAATCCTTCAGATAAAAAATATAACCAACAATAAAATTAGTAAAGTAGCTTCTGACAGACCTGTTGCAGTGACATTGACGAATACAGCAAGAATAGCAGCGAATCCTGACCATTTTGAAAGTACGTTGGTAGCACTTGTAAAAGCAGGCGTTGGATATACGCCAAAAGAAGGACAGGTCATTTCTGGAGATTTTGAAATAAATGATGGTTTCGGAACAATCAATGTGCAAACTGACCCTAATTCTCCTATTGCTAAATTGCCGCAGTTGAGAATGGCTAATTATTTTGGGATCATCTTTATCAAAAAAGATGGTGACAAATTAGTGCCGTATCATAGGTTGAGAAGCAGTAAGGATTTGATAGAATTGAAATCTGTTTACAAAACTCCAAAGGTAATCATTACTGGATGGATGAATGATCCTGCAGGTTCTGACTCCAACCATGAATATATGCAATTTATGGCGACTGAGGATATTGACTTTTCCAAAACACCCATGTCCGTTGTAACCAATAACAACGCAACACGTGCAAGACCTACAGGTGTGCCTCAAAAAGGTTGGGCAACAGGGGGAATGAGAACATATAAGTTCGATTTAACAAAAGGTAAAGTTCAGAAAGGAAAGCTTTTTTACGTGGGAGGATCGAATAAGCTGATCAACGGTAATGGATCTACTAGTATCAAAGAAGCTAATTGGATTCAATCCTACGATTACTCTAAGAATAACGGATTTGACTTTGGTAATAGAACTTCAAACTTATTAGCAAATAGTGGATTTGCGTACGGAATTGCAATTTTTGAAGGAACTAAAATAGATGATAAATCAATTCCTGAAGACGTGGTTTTTGTAGCAACAGGTGGAAGTCTGTATGCTGATAATAAAGGATATAGAATTGCTAATACGGATGTATACGATATTATCAATCCTTTGACTTTAGAGGAACAGCCGTTCTACAGAAGTGGAACCAATACAAATGCACATACCTATAATACTCCGGCAAACCTCGGACATTTTAATTATATGGGTGGAGAATACAACCTCACATTGGGAAGATGGACGAAAGTAAGGGTGAAACATAACCCGATCCTTACTAAACAATCATTATTGTCAGAGATTGAAGATCCTGAGTTCTTAACTAAGCTAGTAGAATAG
- a CDS encoding SusD/RagB family nutrient-binding outer membrane lipoprotein, with amino-acid sequence MKLKILLLTLASFIIFSSCQKGFDKLNIDPTGSKDGYPNQFMSSALVKTVGYNMQRNRTFNNELMQVTVNMSDGEGRVFRYDIRRNWSDYTWNSHYLNMSNYKDMYSKSTRGENTNKSYQGISLVLQSWTYSILTDTYGDIPYSGSILGRDSLNFEPQFDPQFEIYKDIFDKLDTANAYLATNQSIDPTHDPVYSGNVNNWRRFSNSLYLRLLLRVVHKEEIKEFATQKIQEILETKRAEYPIISKNEESAILRWTGNGAYISPFMLTRVQDFRAVAIAEFFIDFLRDSNDPRLNIPEYGTGNVNRLGIAPISGSYTGVPSGYEPGNEDVTKMSYFYSADQQGGVNSLQKEPLTGMMLNFSEVEFIKAEAILKGIIKGNVREAFYSGVESCIRLWLPNWKGNAQSHLVASDIDWNDNENIEQKMERLHRQKYYALFMVDNQQWFEHRRTGHPILPKGKGLSNNGEMPARMTYPVYVQSTNSKNYRAAIERQGPDEMNTKVWWQKP; translated from the coding sequence ATGAAACTAAAAATTTTACTTCTAACATTAGCCTCATTCATCATATTCAGTTCTTGCCAAAAAGGATTTGATAAACTGAATATTGACCCAACAGGATCAAAGGATGGTTATCCAAATCAGTTTATGTCAAGCGCATTGGTAAAAACTGTGGGTTACAATATGCAAAGGAATAGAACCTTCAATAATGAACTCATGCAGGTAACTGTTAACATGAGTGATGGTGAAGGTCGGGTCTTTCGTTATGATATCAGAAGAAACTGGTCCGATTATACTTGGAATAGCCATTACTTGAACATGTCTAATTACAAAGACATGTACAGTAAATCAACTCGAGGTGAAAACACCAATAAATCCTATCAAGGTATCTCTCTTGTACTTCAATCCTGGACATACTCCATCTTAACAGATACCTATGGTGATATTCCTTATTCCGGGTCAATTCTTGGTCGAGACTCATTGAATTTCGAACCGCAATTTGATCCACAATTTGAAATCTATAAAGATATATTTGACAAATTAGATACAGCTAACGCTTATTTGGCAACTAACCAGTCAATTGATCCTACTCATGATCCTGTTTATAGTGGAAATGTCAATAACTGGCGAAGATTTAGTAATTCACTGTACCTGAGACTTTTGTTGCGTGTTGTCCACAAAGAGGAAATAAAGGAATTTGCTACTCAAAAGATCCAAGAGATTTTGGAGACAAAAAGAGCAGAATATCCCATAATATCTAAAAATGAAGAATCCGCTATTTTAAGATGGACTGGAAATGGAGCCTATATATCACCATTTATGCTTACACGGGTCCAAGATTTCCGTGCGGTCGCGATAGCGGAATTCTTTATTGATTTCTTAAGAGATTCCAATGATCCCAGGCTTAACATCCCAGAATATGGTACCGGCAATGTAAATAGATTGGGAATTGCACCAATTAGTGGAAGCTATACAGGAGTGCCTAGCGGATATGAACCAGGAAATGAAGATGTTACAAAAATGTCGTATTTCTATTCTGCTGACCAGCAGGGAGGGGTAAATAGTCTGCAGAAGGAGCCTCTAACTGGGATGATGTTGAACTTCTCAGAAGTGGAGTTTATTAAAGCTGAGGCTATCCTTAAAGGGATAATTAAGGGCAATGTTCGAGAAGCCTTTTATAGCGGGGTAGAGTCATGCATCAGACTATGGTTGCCGAATTGGAAAGGCAATGCTCAATCCCATTTAGTTGCTTCTGACATAGATTGGAATGATAACGAGAATATAGAACAGAAAATGGAAAGATTGCACAGACAGAAATATTATGCCCTGTTTATGGTTGACAACCAACAGTGGTTTGAACATAGAAGAACAGGTCACCCAATCTTACCAAAAGGGAAAGGACTGTCAAATAACGGTGAAATGCCAGCAAGAATGACTTATCCTGTATATGTACAATCCACTAATTCCAAGAATTATAGAGCCGCCATTGAAAGGCAAGGTCCTGATGAAATGAATACTAAAGTCTGGTGGCAAAAACCATAA